One segment of Fusarium oxysporum f. sp. lycopersici 4287 chromosome 15, whole genome shotgun sequence DNA contains the following:
- a CDS encoding hypothetical protein (At least one base has a quality score < 10), whose protein sequence is MDSFDEEVEDATTSIPPPSSELSTSSASAKYAPSKFPDYEAWTIDKFEHFPGFTICHDPSRERTWWWQFGFRMKDNRSQPHKIVWICERCFLRNRLKTTNYVFVASTAGGIVRHLSREHKVVEWRYTTESTRHAHADPTNPRDQTLVSNLRSLFDPAVNQLLLLDWLTYHNLPFNLVNSERFRRLLLYNNPSLREEQIPSDRTLVNLLTREYNRASQEVRVLLRKARSMVHFTFDGWTSRQNASFLGINAHFIDRDWKQWRILLVLPALRNRHTGAVLADEVADTICAFDLQDRIGYYTLDNAANNDTAMEALAAEFDFDKDERHIRCAPHFLNLAVRAMMYGSKSDNFDELLAHWGDKDFMTEEDEQRQLSDAINELGKDDDDFGTPSMEEDLELETAPEHNREQCQIPEIINAEEMDTYRKYGPFGKLHNIGIALRTSSQLLEDFYEAQRQTAPTEPVVAWIQNVCTRWQSDEAMASRALLKRSALNRMLSIIEERWISQGGKEQDRPAILKETVSLEEWKVIAAVQKILQPFKVASKQLQGEGIAGKRSTSGGFDEYFQVVEMLLTTLSWLSKGY, encoded by the exons ATGGACTCTTTCGACGAAGAGGTAGAAGATGCCACCACCTCAATCCCACCGCCTTCTTCTGAGCTGTCAACCAGCTCGGCTTCAGCTAAGTATGCACCCAGCAAGTTTCCGGACTACGAGGCTTGGACGATTGATAAATTCGAGCATTTCCCCGGCTTTACGATATGCCATGACCCTTCTCGGGAGCGGACTTGGTGGTGGCAATTCGGGTTTAGAATGAAGGACAATCGATCGCAACCTCACAAGATTGTATGGATATGCGAGAGGTGTTTTCTTCGTAATAGGCTGAAGACTACAAATTATGTCTTCGTTGCTTCTACGGCAGGAGGTATCGTCCGGCATCTGAGTAGGGAACACAAGGTCGTG GAATGGAGGTACACAACGGAATCTACTCGACATGCTCACGCCGATCCCACGAATCCTCGAGATCAAACCCTTGTCAGCAATTTGCGCTCATTATTCGACCCGGCCGTGAACCAGCTGCTCCTGCTCGACTGGCTTACGTACCATAACCTCCCCTTCAATCTAGTAAACTCAGAGCGCTTCAGGCGACTCTTGCTCTACAACAACCCTTCTCTCCGGGAAGAGCAGATACCAAGCGACAGGACTCTCGTGAACCTTCTAACACGTGAGTACAATCGAGCTAGCCAGGAAGTTCGCGTGCTTCTTCGAAAAGCGAGAAGTATGGTTCATTTTACCTTCGACGGTTGGACTTCCCGACAAAACGCATCATTTCTTGGCATCAATGCTCATTTTATTGACCGAGATTGGAAACAATGGAGAATTCTTTTGGTGTTACCAGCTCTAAGGAATCGCCATACTGGTGCAGTGCTTGCGGATGAAGTTGCAGACACGATTTGTGCCTTCGACCTTCAAGATAG AATCGGGTACTATACGCTTGATAACGCTGCGAATAATGATACAGCTATGGAAGCACTCGCCGCTGAGTTCGACTTCGACAAAGATGAGCGTCACATTCGTTGTGCCCCTCATTTTCTGAACTTGGCAGTCAGGGCTATGATGTATGGAAGTAAAAGCGACAACTTCGACGAACTGCTGGCTCACTGGGGTGACAAGGACTTCATGACGGAAGAGGACGAGCAACGCCAGTTATCCGACGCCATCAATGAACTTGGgaaggacgacgacgacTTTGGCACGCCAAGcatggaagaagacttgGAGCTTGAGACAGCCCCGGAACATAATCGGGAGCAGTGCCAGATCCCTGAGATTATCAACGCTGAGGAGATGGACACATACCGTAAGTATGGGCCATTTGGCAAGCTACACAACATTGGCATCGCCCTTCGAACGAGCAGCCAACTTCTAGAGGACTTTTATGAAGCTCAACGACAAACCGCGCCAACCGAACCTGTAGTTGCGTGGATTCAAAACGTCTGTACACGTTGGCAATCCGATGAGGCGATGGCCTCGCGCGCCCTGCTCAAGCGCTCGGCCTTAAACAGGATGCTCTCCATTATCGAGGAACGATGGATCAGCCAAGGCGGTAAAGAACAAGACAGACCGGCGATATTGAAAGAAACTGTCTCCCTTGAGGAATGGAAGGTTATTGCGGCAGTTCAGAAGATCCTCCAGCCGTTCAAGGTCGCCTCAAAGCAGCTCCAGGGCGAGGGCATTGCTGGTAAACGTTCAACATCGGGAGGGTTCGATGAGTACTTCCAGGTGGTGGAGATGCTCTTGACCACCTTGAGCTGGCTGTCCAAGGGGTATTAA
- a CDS encoding oxidoreductase: protein MSRYTASHANPQGPGDARPTALQVIEDEGLIGKLTGKVALVTGANSGIGVETARALHAAGATLYVSARDPVKAQQAVDKVKNGPGPKSDAPVHGIELRLDSLASVRAAAKAFHEKSDKLNLLILNAGVMATPEGRTEDGFETQFGTNHLGHFLLFQLLKPDLLAASTPEFQSRVVVVASAGHRYGKVRFHDFNFEKDPYDPWASYGQSKTATIYLANEIERRYGSKGLHALAVHPGIIATNLSQYLSQEIVEGMLKDETRHKTIKSEPQGAAAAVYAGLSREWEGRGGKYLSNLVDEGPADTTGDWLNNEVGYAPWIYDEESASKLWKASNELVGFESE, encoded by the coding sequence ATGTCTAGATACACCGCCTCCCACGCTAACCCTCAGGGTCCTGGAGATGCGCGGCCCACGGCTCTTCAGGTCATTGAGGACGAAGGCCTCATCGGCAAGCTCACCGGCAAGGTCGCCCTTGTGACGGGCGCAAACTCTGGTATCGGTGTCGAAACAGCGCGAGCTCTCCACGCCGCCGGTGCCACTCTCTACGTCAGTGCCAGAGACCCCGTCAAGGCCCAGCAGGCCGTCGACAAAGTCAAGAACGGACCCGGCCCCAAATCTGATGCGCCCGTTCACGGCATAGAGCTGCGGCTGGATTCCCTTGCCTCGGTGCGAGCAGCTGCCAAGGCCTTCCACGAGAAGAGCGACAAGCTTAATCTGCTCATCCTCAACGCGGGCGTTATGGCCACGCCCGAAGGGAGGACCGAGGATGGCTTCGAGACACAGTTTGGCACGAACCACTTGGGccacttcctcctcttccaacTGTTAAAGCCCGATCTGCTCGCAGCCTCCACGCCTGAGTTCCAATCGCGGGTAGTTGTTGTGGCCTCCGCCGGCCATCGTTACGGTAAGGTCCGCTTCCATGACTTCAACTTCGAAAAGGACCCTTACGACCCCTGGGCGTCATATGGCCAATCCAAGACGGCCACTATCTACCTCGCAAACGAGATCGAAAGACGGTACGGGTCCAAGGGACTGCACGCCCTCGCTGTGCACCCGGGCATTATCGCCACCAATCTCTCTCAGTATCTCAGCCAGGAGATAGTAGAGGGGATGTTGAAGGATGAAACAAGGCACAAGACCATAAAGAGCGAACCCCAGGGAGCGGCCGCGGCTGTTTATGCTGGGCTGAGTAGGGAATGGGAAGGTCGAGGCGGCAAGTACCTCAGCAACCTCGTCGACGAGGGACCGGCGGATACTACGGGAGACTGGTTGAATAACGAGGTTGGTTATGCCCCGTGGATTTACGACGAGGAGTCTGCAAGCAAGCTTTGGAAGGCATCGAACGAGCTGGTAGGCTTCGAGAGCGAGTGA